Proteins encoded by one window of Haematobia irritans isolate KBUSLIRL chromosome 2, ASM5000362v1, whole genome shotgun sequence:
- the LOC142226072 gene encoding large ribosomal subunit protein uL13m isoform X3: protein MSIAKRVQQWATFARQWHIYDCTWQNPFDSAKLISRHLMGMHKPIYHPMNDCGDHVVVINTKEIALPGDEWVKRVYFHHTGYPGGASWTLAWQLHEKDPKMVMQKAVYNSMKGNLQRRYTMQRLHLFADDQVPEDILDNVTNQIRAPREVPQRLDMIDKETLENFPSIMDYPKDYILR, encoded by the exons atgtcTATAGCGAAACGAGTGCAG cAATGGGCTACATTTGCTAGGCAATGGCATATATACGACTGCACCTGGCAAAATCCTTTCGATTCAGCAAAGCTGATATCACGGCACTTGATGGGCATGCATAAGCCGATATACCATCCCATGA ACGATTGTGGCGATCATGTCGTAGTAATAAACACTAAAGAAATTGCCTTACCAGGCGATGAATGGGTAAAACGAGTATACTTTCACCACACTGGGTACCCTGGTGGAGCATCATGGACACTCGCTTGGCAACTCCACGAGAAGGATCCTAAAATGGTTATGCAAAAAGCTGTTTATAATTCAATGAAAGGCAATCTTCAGCGAAGATATACAATGCAACGACTTCATTTATTCGCCGATGATCAGGTACCCGAAGATATATTGGATAATGTGACTAATCAGATAAGAGCTCCTCGCGAAGTACCACAGCGTCTGGATATGATAGATAAGGAGACATTAGAGAACTTCCCTTCCATAATGGATTATCCAAAGGATTATATATTAcgttga